A stretch of the uncultured Cohaesibacter sp. genome encodes the following:
- the fliG gene encoding flagellar motor switch protein FliG, whose amino-acid sequence MSALANIASSRANVSSDNEERDLDGAEKAAIMLLALGDEYGGPIWARLDDIEIKQVSIAMSKLGGITPNMLDNLIVDFVARLSSKGSVNGNFDSTERLLLSFLPQERVNVIMEEIRGPAGRNMWEKLSNVQENVLANYLKNEYPQTVAVVLSKIKPDHAARVLSIMPEDFGLEVINRMLSMEAIQKEILEKVEQTLRVEFMSNLSTTQRRDAHEVMADIFNNFDRQTEARLLAALEEENRESAEKIKQLMFTFEDLSKLDSSGVQAVLANIEKDVLALALKGANETIRTLFFDNMSQRAGAMLQEDMESLGPVRLRDVDEAQGTMVNMAKDLAARGEIMISKGNSDDELVY is encoded by the coding sequence ATGTCAGCACTTGCCAATATAGCGTCATCCCGTGCCAATGTGTCTTCAGACAATGAAGAGCGCGACCTGGACGGTGCCGAGAAAGCTGCAATCATGCTGCTTGCCTTGGGTGACGAATATGGCGGTCCGATCTGGGCACGCCTTGATGATATCGAGATCAAGCAGGTCTCCATTGCCATGTCAAAACTGGGCGGCATCACGCCCAACATGCTCGACAATCTTATTGTCGATTTCGTCGCCCGCCTGTCTTCCAAGGGATCGGTCAACGGCAACTTTGATTCCACCGAACGCCTGCTGCTCTCCTTCCTGCCACAGGAACGGGTCAATGTGATCATGGAAGAAATCCGTGGTCCAGCCGGTCGCAACATGTGGGAAAAGCTTTCCAACGTGCAGGAAAACGTTCTCGCCAACTACCTCAAGAACGAATATCCACAGACAGTTGCGGTGGTGCTCTCGAAAATCAAGCCCGACCATGCGGCCCGCGTCCTGTCGATCATGCCGGAAGATTTCGGTCTCGAAGTCATCAATCGCATGCTGTCGATGGAAGCCATTCAGAAAGAAATTCTCGAAAAGGTCGAGCAGACCTTGCGCGTCGAATTCATGTCGAACCTTTCCACCACCCAGCGCCGCGATGCGCACGAGGTGATGGCCGACATTTTCAACAATTTCGATCGCCAGACCGAAGCGCGCCTGCTGGCAGCTCTCGAAGAGGAAAACCGCGAGTCGGCAGAGAAGATCAAGCAGTTGATGTTCACCTTCGAGGATCTCTCCAAGCTCGACTCCTCCGGCGTTCAGGCCGTGCTGGCCAACATCGAGAAAGATGTTCTGGCACTGGCCCTCAAGGGTGCCAACGAAACGATCCGCACCCTCTTCTTCGACAATATGTCCCAGCGTGCTGGTGCAATGTTGCAGGAAGATATGGAATCCCTGGGGCCGGTTCGCCTGCGCGATGTCGACGAGGCACAGGGCACTATGGTCAATATGGCCAAAGATCTCGCTGCACGCGGCGAAATCATGATCTCCAAAGGCAACAGCGACGACGAACTGGTTTACTAA
- a CDS encoding FliH/SctL family protein: MPQAARYLFDLDFSAPPEPEVKEEIEEIPPEPMITVAEHERLLAQAVAAARAEGEAEALQQRERLASEESLSLQQTMFDEISMIYTEVGTLLQRLEKDASNLAFAFASRFAERLVAQEPKTEILALLHQILAPLRKAPHISIRLNEDVADDIKEMVDHKMQELGFTGKLTIIPDPAMMAGDCEVEWADGGIGRNLRSAIRQVDQLLEDHFAHVPEPEDDDDETDDETDQDVKADAESDAPSASQEQREISDLKGEASPEQMPVETDTQQGQTEDLIPTEQPIDAETDPSMTAQPTLDPELPAATGPTQMETNNE, translated from the coding sequence ATGCCACAGGCCGCTCGCTATCTGTTTGATCTGGATTTCTCGGCTCCACCGGAGCCGGAAGTCAAGGAAGAGATCGAGGAAATCCCGCCCGAACCGATGATCACGGTCGCCGAGCATGAGCGTCTGCTTGCCCAAGCGGTGGCGGCTGCGCGCGCCGAAGGCGAAGCAGAAGCCTTGCAGCAACGCGAGCGTCTGGCCAGTGAGGAAAGTCTGAGCCTGCAACAGACCATGTTTGACGAAATTTCGATGATCTACACCGAAGTCGGCACCCTGCTGCAGCGATTGGAAAAAGACGCGTCAAATCTTGCCTTTGCCTTTGCCTCGCGCTTTGCCGAACGTTTGGTAGCACAGGAGCCGAAAACCGAAATCCTCGCTCTGCTGCATCAGATTCTGGCCCCCTTGCGCAAAGCGCCGCACATTTCCATTCGTTTGAATGAAGATGTAGCCGATGACATCAAGGAAATGGTTGATCACAAAATGCAAGAGCTGGGCTTTACCGGCAAACTGACGATCATCCCGGATCCCGCCATGATGGCAGGCGACTGCGAGGTGGAATGGGCCGATGGCGGCATCGGACGCAATCTGCGGTCTGCCATCCGTCAGGTCGATCAGTTGCTCGAAGATCATTTTGCTCATGTTCCAGAGCCTGAAGATGATGATGATGAAACTGACGACGAAACTGATCAGGACGTCAAAGCCGACGCCGAAAGCGACGCACCGTCTGCGTCTCAGGAACAAAGGGAAATTTCGGACCTGAAAGGGGAGGCCAGCCCCGAGCAAATGCCTGTTGAGACAGATACACAACAGGGCCAAACAGAAGACCTCATCCCCACCGAACAGCCGATTGACGCTGAAACCGATCCGTCCATGACCGCTCAGCCAACTTTGGACCCTGAATTGCCAGCCGCGACCGGCCCGACGCAGATGGAGACGAACAATGAGTGA
- a CDS encoding universal stress protein: MVTKILLPIDHTDARSWKKALPMAQEQAKFYGAELHVVSVIPEIIKLPNLPENYGDGAKAHVRKAIEAILEEQGASGITIHIEEGSAYREILKLAHTDHFDMIVMASAKGDFPDFEMGPHLGRVVRNAHCTVMVIRD, encoded by the coding sequence ATGGTCACCAAAATCCTGCTACCGATTGATCACACCGATGCACGCTCCTGGAAGAAGGCTCTGCCTATGGCGCAGGAACAGGCGAAATTTTACGGTGCCGAGCTGCATGTGGTTTCGGTCATTCCCGAAATCATCAAATTGCCCAATCTGCCGGAAAATTATGGCGATGGGGCCAAGGCTCATGTGCGCAAGGCGATTGAAGCCATTCTGGAAGAGCAAGGCGCCAGCGGCATCACCATCCATATCGAGGAAGGAAGCGCCTATCGCGAAATCCTCAAGCTGGCGCATACGGATCATTTCGACATGATCGTCATGGCTTCGGCTAAGGGGGACTTCCCCGATTTCGAAATGGGGCCGCATTTGGGGCGCGTGGTACGCAATGCCCATTGCACGGTGATGGTTATCCGCGATTAA
- a CDS encoding FAD-dependent oxidoreductase yields the protein MSVSIIGGGLTGCLIALELAEAGHKVVLFDRACELMARASLANEGKIHLGFVYAADTSFQTARRMIDDALRFRPLVERWISSRDFEAMIYDRFAYFVPDSSMLPAEAINAHFGKVLQYLNAQIGSNAASYLGRRGFAPVSRSAPPHDTLQALFHTPEQGVWPASIAEHLRHCVHSHRRIDIRLDTTVTKIRPQKQHWHLDLMSTDKAERTEEGPFETVVNCAWAGRRRIDAASGHPDDAQWFYRYKFGVVLSNAHEAFGGALPRNSTAMLGAYGDSVYCAAQDSLYCSWYPVGMCFSCEELDSDQPPRIANHDEAILKTWQGYATIDPTFQTLLTSKPLSKARILGDYIAAKAKTDIQDPNSRLHERHGYGAVQLAPGYWSVETGKYTSAPRCAEDCVRAIRERE from the coding sequence ATGTCCGTTTCGATTATTGGGGGTGGCCTGACCGGATGTCTGATCGCCCTGGAGCTGGCCGAAGCAGGGCACAAAGTCGTGCTGTTTGACAGGGCTTGCGAGTTAATGGCCCGGGCCTCTCTTGCCAATGAAGGGAAGATCCATCTCGGCTTTGTCTATGCCGCAGACACCAGCTTCCAGACAGCCCGCCGCATGATCGATGATGCCTTGCGCTTCAGACCGCTGGTTGAGCGCTGGATTTCGTCTCGGGACTTCGAGGCAATGATCTATGACCGCTTCGCCTATTTCGTTCCGGACAGCTCCATGTTGCCCGCTGAGGCGATCAACGCCCATTTCGGAAAAGTGCTTCAGTATCTCAACGCCCAAATCGGATCCAATGCAGCCTCCTATCTGGGCCGCAGGGGCTTTGCGCCGGTCTCTCGCTCTGCGCCACCGCACGACACGCTTCAGGCCCTGTTTCACACACCCGAACAGGGCGTATGGCCAGCATCCATCGCAGAGCATTTGCGCCATTGCGTCCACAGCCACCGAAGGATCGACATTCGTCTGGACACGACCGTCACCAAAATTCGGCCGCAAAAGCAACATTGGCATCTGGACCTTATGTCAACAGACAAGGCAGAGCGGACAGAGGAAGGACCGTTCGAGACCGTGGTCAATTGTGCCTGGGCTGGACGCAGACGCATCGATGCCGCGTCCGGCCATCCGGATGACGCGCAATGGTTCTACCGCTACAAATTCGGTGTCGTGCTGTCCAATGCCCACGAGGCATTTGGCGGTGCGCTTCCCCGCAACAGCACCGCCATGCTCGGAGCCTATGGCGACAGCGTCTATTGTGCAGCTCAAGACAGTCTTTATTGCAGTTGGTATCCGGTCGGGATGTGTTTCAGTTGCGAGGAGCTGGACAGTGATCAGCCCCCACGGATTGCCAATCATGACGAGGCAATACTGAAGACATGGCAGGGCTATGCCACCATCGACCCGACCTTTCAGACCCTGTTGACATCCAAGCCCCTCTCCAAAGCACGGATCCTGGGAGACTATATCGCCGCCAAGGCCAAAACAGACATTCAGGACCCGAACAGTCGCCTGCATGAACGGCACGGATATGGTGCCGTGCAACTGGCCCCCGGTTACTGGAGTGTCGAAACCGGCAAATATACATCTGCACCCCGCTGTGCAGAGGACTGCGTCCGGGCAATTAGGGAGCGGGAATGA
- the fliN gene encoding flagellar motor switch protein FliN yields the protein MSDNDPNDGLALQEQGGQPLAANGGAELENIQKNAADLEAVFDVPVRVSAILGRARMPVSELLNLDVGNVLELDRKVGEAVDIYVNARLVARGEVVLVEEKLGVTMTEIIKSEK from the coding sequence ATGAGTGACAATGATCCAAATGATGGCCTCGCACTGCAAGAACAGGGTGGCCAGCCCCTCGCTGCCAATGGCGGGGCGGAATTAGAGAATATTCAAAAGAATGCCGCTGATCTGGAAGCCGTCTTTGATGTGCCTGTGCGCGTATCGGCCATTCTGGGACGGGCCAGAATGCCTGTCAGTGAATTGCTCAATCTCGATGTCGGCAACGTGCTCGAGCTCGACCGCAAAGTCGGGGAAGCCGTCGATATTTATGTAAATGCCCGCCTTGTTGCGCGTGGTGAAGTGGTGCTTGTCGAAGAAAAACTCGGCGTCACCATGACCGAAATCATCAAGTCAGAGAAGTGA
- the flhA gene encoding flagellar biosynthesis protein FlhA, giving the protein MSEADATLADAPIATEPTSGSDAPEGTASAGASALEKLGGIVTFLRQGDLGLAVGVMTILVVMILPMPAAFLDMFLAISIIFSVLILMTSLFIRAPLEFSAFPTVLLVATMLRLSLNLASTRLILSYGHEGGGAAGNVIEAFGNFVTRGNFIIGLIVFAILVTVNFVVITKGSGRIAEVAARFTLDAMPGKQMAIDADLSAGLITEEQAKQRRKDLSDESAFFGAMDGASKFVRGDAIAGLIITFINVLGGIIIGVIQKEMAFGDAAQAYTLLTIGDGLVSQIPALIVSTAAGILVSKAGVSGSADAAVIRQLSGYPKALGMSSAVMIIMAFLPGMPLIPFFTLGGAAGYFAYRSTKTQQRQALEKVIQEKQEELAEAAPPAEEPISAVLKMDELRLELGYGLISMANGSASQALTDQIKALRRQLASEMGFVMPAVRIMDNVQLQANDYVLKVKEVEVGRGVVYPNQYMTMDPAGHDIALPGVKTTEPTFGLPATWIDGSLREEAAILGLTVVDPATVISTHLTEIIKANMDELLSYAVVQGLLDELPGEQKKLVDDIVPSQITVSGIQRVLQTLLAERISIRDLSSILEGIADASGFSRSIQTITEHVRARLSLQICASHQAPGGYLPILSLSPAWEQEFATALIGDGDDRQLAMAPTKLQEFVGSVRDGFEDAAQMGEIPVLLTSPGNRPFVRSIIERFRAHTTVLSQNEIHTRVRLKTVGTI; this is encoded by the coding sequence ATGAGCGAAGCAGACGCGACTTTGGCTGACGCCCCGATCGCCACCGAACCGACCTCTGGCAGCGATGCGCCGGAAGGGACGGCATCGGCTGGCGCGTCCGCGCTTGAAAAACTGGGTGGCATTGTCACTTTCCTGCGGCAAGGCGATCTGGGCCTCGCCGTAGGTGTCATGACCATTCTGGTCGTGATGATTCTGCCGATGCCGGCGGCCTTTCTGGACATGTTCCTCGCCATCTCGATCATTTTCTCCGTTCTGATCCTGATGACATCGCTCTTCATCCGTGCACCGCTGGAGTTTTCCGCCTTCCCTACGGTCCTGCTGGTTGCCACCATGCTGCGTCTGTCGTTGAACCTTGCCTCCACCCGCCTCATCCTGTCCTATGGCCATGAGGGCGGTGGCGCGGCAGGCAATGTCATTGAAGCCTTTGGCAATTTCGTCACCCGTGGCAATTTCATCATTGGCCTGATCGTCTTTGCGATCCTTGTCACCGTCAACTTCGTGGTTATCACCAAGGGTTCGGGCCGTATCGCCGAAGTCGCGGCGCGCTTCACCCTTGATGCGATGCCCGGCAAGCAGATGGCGATTGACGCCGATCTGTCCGCAGGCCTCATCACCGAAGAGCAAGCCAAACAGCGCCGCAAGGATCTGTCGGACGAAAGTGCCTTCTTCGGGGCCATGGATGGTGCCTCGAAATTCGTCCGTGGTGATGCCATTGCGGGTCTCATCATCACCTTCATCAACGTTCTTGGTGGCATCATCATTGGTGTGATCCAGAAGGAAATGGCCTTTGGCGATGCAGCGCAGGCCTATACCCTGCTGACCATCGGCGACGGTCTTGTCTCCCAGATCCCGGCCCTGATCGTTTCCACCGCAGCCGGTATCCTCGTCTCCAAAGCAGGCGTATCCGGTTCGGCTGATGCCGCAGTCATCCGCCAGTTGTCCGGTTATCCCAAGGCCCTTGGCATGTCATCTGCCGTGATGATCATTATGGCCTTCCTGCCCGGCATGCCGTTGATCCCCTTCTTCACCCTTGGCGGCGCGGCAGGCTATTTCGCCTATAGGTCCACCAAGACGCAGCAACGACAAGCCCTTGAAAAGGTCATTCAGGAGAAGCAGGAAGAACTCGCCGAAGCTGCGCCTCCAGCCGAAGAACCAATCAGCGCCGTGCTCAAAATGGATGAGCTGCGCCTCGAGCTTGGCTATGGACTGATCAGCATGGCCAATGGGTCCGCCTCTCAGGCCCTCACCGACCAGATCAAGGCACTGCGTCGTCAGTTGGCCTCTGAAATGGGCTTTGTCATGCCAGCGGTCCGCATCATGGACAATGTCCAGCTGCAGGCCAATGACTATGTGCTGAAGGTCAAGGAAGTCGAAGTCGGGCGCGGCGTTGTCTATCCGAACCAATATATGACGATGGATCCAGCCGGTCACGACATTGCCTTGCCGGGTGTCAAGACCACTGAGCCAACCTTTGGCCTGCCTGCCACCTGGATTGATGGCTCCCTGCGCGAAGAAGCCGCAATTCTGGGGCTGACAGTCGTCGATCCGGCCACCGTCATTTCGACCCATCTGACCGAGATCATCAAGGCCAATATGGACGAGCTCTTGTCTTATGCAGTCGTTCAGGGTCTGCTAGATGAATTGCCGGGCGAACAGAAAAAACTGGTCGACGATATCGTTCCAAGCCAGATCACCGTTTCCGGCATCCAGCGCGTGCTTCAGACATTGCTGGCAGAACGCATCTCGATCCGCGATCTGTCCTCAATCCTGGAAGGCATTGCGGACGCATCGGGCTTCTCGCGCTCAATCCAGACCATCACCGAACATGTCCGCGCCCGCCTGTCACTGCAAATCTGTGCCAGCCATCAGGCTCCGGGCGGCTATCTGCCGATCCTCAGCCTCTCGCCCGCATGGGAGCAGGAATTTGCCACTGCACTCATCGGCGACGGCGACGACCGGCAATTGGCCATGGCCCCGACCAAGCTGCAGGAATTTGTTGGCAGCGTCCGCGATGGGTTCGAAGATGCAGCCCAGATGGGCGAAATTCCCGTTTTGCTTACCTCACCGGGCAACCGGCCATTCGTGCGCTCGATCATCGAACGGTTCCGCGCTCACACCACGGTTCTGAGCCAAAATGAGATCCACACCCGCGTGCGTCTGAAAACCGTAGGCACGATCTGA
- a CDS encoding sigma-54 dependent transcriptional regulator, producing the protein MRLLIAGTLNGQLSQATKIALDRGAQVSHAENTAMALSHLRAGRGADLMMVDVRLDIASLIADLESERITLPIVACGIENDARAAVNAIRAGAKEYIPLPPDPAIIAAVLEAVSQDQGSLIYRDPAMGAVVQLANQIAPSDASVMITGESGTGKEVLARHLHSNSRRSSAPFVSVNCAAIPDNLLESELFGHEKGSFTGAVARRVGKFEEANGGTLLLDEISEMDIRLQAKLLRAIQERTIDRVGGSKPVPVDIRIIATSNRNLADEVRAGTFREDLLFRLNVINLQIPSLRDRPQDIDLLADHFADKYAQANGLPQRRLSADCSRHLHANQWDGNVRELENTIHRAVLLATGTEIGPEALRMPNGSRMDQTIIGMASGPAAQAVIAAEGVTRNLVGRTVAEVEQELILDTLDHCLGNRTHAANILGISIRTLRNKLKQYSEEGVSIPQPGEGRIAS; encoded by the coding sequence ATGCGCCTTTTGATTGCCGGAACATTGAATGGTCAGCTTTCCCAAGCCACCAAGATCGCCCTTGACCGGGGTGCACAAGTGTCCCATGCCGAAAACACTGCCATGGCATTGAGTCATTTGCGCGCCGGTCGTGGCGCGGACCTGATGATGGTGGATGTCAGGCTCGACATTGCCAGCCTGATTGCCGATCTGGAAAGCGAACGCATCACCCTGCCCATCGTCGCATGCGGCATCGAAAATGACGCCCGCGCCGCGGTCAATGCCATCCGGGCCGGTGCCAAGGAATATATCCCGCTGCCACCGGATCCGGCCATCATCGCCGCTGTTCTGGAAGCCGTTTCGCAGGATCAGGGGTCCCTGATCTATCGCGACCCGGCCATGGGCGCGGTTGTTCAGCTGGCCAATCAGATTGCGCCAAGCGATGCCTCCGTCATGATCACCGGGGAAAGCGGAACCGGCAAGGAAGTGCTGGCCCGTCACCTGCATAGCAATTCCCGTCGCTCTTCGGCGCCTTTCGTATCCGTCAACTGTGCGGCCATTCCAGACAACCTGCTCGAATCCGAGCTGTTTGGCCATGAAAAGGGTTCCTTCACCGGTGCGGTCGCGCGCCGCGTCGGCAAGTTCGAGGAAGCCAATGGCGGCACCCTGCTGCTTGACGAGATTTCCGAAATGGACATCCGCCTGCAAGCCAAATTGCTCCGTGCCATTCAGGAACGCACCATCGACCGGGTTGGTGGGTCCAAGCCGGTGCCCGTGGACATCCGCATCATTGCCACCTCAAACCGCAATCTGGCCGACGAAGTGCGTGCTGGCACGTTCCGCGAGGATTTGCTGTTCCGCCTCAATGTCATCAACCTGCAGATCCCGTCACTGCGCGATCGTCCACAGGATATCGACCTGCTGGCTGACCATTTTGCTGACAAATATGCCCAGGCCAACGGCCTGCCTCAACGCCGCTTGAGTGCTGATTGCTCTCGCCATCTGCATGCCAACCAGTGGGACGGCAATGTCCGCGAGCTGGAAAACACCATCCATCGCGCAGTCCTTCTGGCCACCGGCACCGAAATCGGCCCGGAAGCCCTGCGCATGCCAAATGGCAGCCGGATGGATCAGACCATTATCGGCATGGCCTCTGGCCCGGCAGCGCAGGCCGTGATCGCGGCCGAAGGTGTAACCCGCAATCTGGTGGGCCGCACAGTCGCCGAAGTGGAGCAGGAGCTGATTCTCGACACCCTCGATCATTGCCTTGGCAACCGGACCCATGCCGCCAACATTCTGGGCATTTCCATCCGGACCCTGCGCAACAAACTCAAGCAATATTCCGAAGAAGGCGTCTCCATCCCGCAACCGGGTGAAGGCCGCATCGCCAGCTGA
- a CDS encoding glycosyltransferase family 2 protein: protein MFRFLRRRPLASICIPAYDSQPFIAQVLESALAQSVDDIEIIISNDGALPTPDLQLYRKHPKVRLINQRKRLGWVANTNAALSKARGQYFMVLPHDDLLAPTYLEACLSCLESEPDTFAAYSDMEFHSGIMEASELIGTLDERIGHMMENLYNGYSFRALMRRRPTDWPALALRHNPPTDCCVDTTWILQQALLGELRCVREPLYFKTLHETNTHASWEQIPHRNLIDAWWQHCEALGVMARKRTNNHALIDRLVAHRRDPRRVIETPPFLRNAFDALYPQGLHLLNEKGEQEQSRAPSLLS, encoded by the coding sequence ATGTTCCGGTTTCTAAGGCGTCGCCCCCTTGCCTCCATTTGCATACCCGCCTATGATTCCCAGCCCTTCATTGCTCAGGTGCTGGAGTCTGCGCTGGCCCAGAGCGTGGATGATATCGAGATCATAATCTCCAATGACGGCGCCCTTCCTACACCGGATCTGCAGCTTTACCGAAAGCATCCCAAAGTCAGATTGATCAATCAGCGCAAGCGTCTGGGCTGGGTGGCCAACACCAACGCAGCCCTGTCCAAGGCCAGAGGCCAGTATTTCATGGTCCTGCCCCACGACGACCTGCTGGCACCAACCTATCTGGAAGCCTGTCTTTCCTGCCTTGAAAGCGAGCCTGACACCTTTGCCGCTTATAGCGACATGGAATTTCACAGCGGCATCATGGAGGCATCCGAACTGATTGGTACGCTTGACGAGCGGATCGGCCATATGATGGAAAATCTCTATAATGGCTACAGTTTCCGTGCCCTGATGCGCCGACGACCCACTGACTGGCCAGCCCTAGCCCTACGTCACAATCCCCCCACCGATTGCTGTGTCGACACAACATGGATCCTCCAGCAGGCCCTGTTGGGCGAGCTGCGCTGCGTACGAGAGCCCCTTTACTTCAAGACTTTACACGAAACCAACACCCACGCCAGTTGGGAGCAGATCCCACACCGAAACCTGATCGACGCATGGTGGCAGCATTGTGAAGCCCTCGGCGTGATGGCACGCAAACGAACGAACAATCATGCGCTGATCGATAGACTGGTTGCGCATCGGCGCGACCCCCGGCGCGTTATCGAAACCCCTCCATTTCTCAGAAATGCCTTCGACGCCCTGTATCCGCAGGGCTTGCACCTTCTGAACGAGAAAGGCGAGCAGGAACAATCCCGCGCGCCTTCACTACTGTCATAG
- a CDS encoding sodium:alanine symporter family protein: MEALNALVSSINGVVWGPLMLVLILGVGFFLQVGLKFMPILKLGTGFSLLFKGRQGQGEGQISPFNALMTSLSATIGTGNIAGVATAVFLGGPGALFWMWMTALIGMATKYAEAVCAVKYRETDELGNFVGGPMYYIKNGLGKNWRWLGFAFALFGAFAAFGIGNGVQANGVAQVLEANFGINTSVTGVVLMLLTAMVILGGITRIGAVAGKLVPFMAVAYILAGLLVLLINIGNIGAALGLVFSHAFTPSAAEGGFAGAAVWAAIRFGVARGVFSNEAGLGSAPIAHAAAATKGPVNQGLVAMLGTFIDTIIVCSITGLAIIASGAWTSGESGAALTSLAFETSLPGIGGSLIALSLSIFAFTTILGWSFYGEKCVGFLMGHRILIVYRIAWIVMIYFGATADLGFIWLLADTLNAMMAIPNLIALALLSPVVFKLTRDYFATNGASEENAGE, translated from the coding sequence ATGGAAGCGTTGAATGCTCTTGTCAGTTCCATCAACGGGGTGGTTTGGGGACCGCTGATGCTGGTGCTCATCCTCGGGGTCGGGTTCTTCTTGCAGGTGGGGCTGAAATTCATGCCGATCCTGAAATTGGGAACCGGCTTCAGCCTTCTTTTCAAGGGGCGTCAAGGCCAAGGTGAAGGGCAGATCAGCCCGTTCAATGCTTTGATGACCTCGCTCTCGGCCACAATCGGTACGGGGAATATTGCCGGTGTGGCAACCGCTGTCTTTCTGGGCGGCCCCGGAGCCTTGTTCTGGATGTGGATGACTGCCCTCATCGGCATGGCCACCAAATATGCCGAGGCTGTTTGTGCGGTGAAGTATCGCGAAACGGATGAACTCGGCAATTTTGTCGGTGGCCCGATGTATTACATCAAGAATGGCTTGGGCAAGAACTGGCGCTGGCTCGGATTTGCTTTTGCGCTGTTTGGTGCCTTTGCTGCCTTCGGCATCGGCAATGGAGTGCAGGCCAACGGCGTGGCACAGGTGCTCGAAGCCAACTTCGGTATCAATACATCCGTTACCGGCGTGGTGTTGATGCTGCTGACCGCCATGGTCATTCTGGGTGGTATCACCCGTATTGGCGCGGTGGCTGGCAAGCTGGTGCCGTTCATGGCCGTCGCCTATATCCTAGCGGGTCTGCTGGTGCTGCTGATCAATATCGGCAATATCGGAGCGGCCCTTGGTCTGGTCTTCTCGCATGCCTTCACGCCTTCGGCAGCAGAAGGTGGTTTTGCGGGTGCGGCCGTCTGGGCTGCTATCCGCTTTGGTGTGGCGCGTGGTGTTTTCTCCAACGAAGCGGGCCTTGGCTCCGCTCCGATCGCCCATGCGGCGGCGGCAACAAAAGGCCCGGTTAATCAGGGGCTGGTTGCCATGCTCGGCACCTTCATTGATACCATCATTGTTTGCTCGATCACTGGCCTTGCCATCATCGCTTCCGGGGCGTGGACCTCTGGCGAATCCGGTGCCGCGCTCACCTCGCTGGCATTTGAGACCTCGTTGCCGGGTATTGGCGGTTCCCTGATTGCTCTGTCCCTGTCGATTTTTGCCTTCACCACCATTCTTGGCTGGTCCTTCTATGGCGAGAAATGTGTCGGCTTCCTGATGGGGCACCGGATCCTGATCGTCTATCGTATTGCCTGGATCGTGATGATCTATTTCGGCGCAACGGCGGATCTGGGGTTCATCTGGCTGTTGGCAGACACGCTCAATGCCATGATGGCCATCCCGAACCTGATTGCTCTGGCGTTGCTCAGCCCGGTCGTCTTCAAGCTGACCCGCGACTATTTCGCAACCAACGGCGCGTCGGAAGAGAATGCCGGCGAATGA